A portion of the Desmodus rotundus isolate HL8 chromosome 8, HLdesRot8A.1, whole genome shotgun sequence genome contains these proteins:
- the MRPL15 gene encoding large ribosomal subunit protein uL15m, translating to MAGSFQGGGARALDLIRALPRVSLANLKPNPGSRKLERRPRGRRRGRKCGRGHKGERQRGTRPRLGFEGGQTPFYLRIPKYGFNEGHSFRRQYQPLSLNRLQYLIDVGRVDPTQPIDLTQLVNGRGVTVQPLKRDYGVQLVEEGVDTFTAKVNIEVQLASELAIAAIEKNGGVVTTAFYDPRSLEILCKPVPFFLRGQPIPKRMLPPEALVPYYTDAKNRGYLADPAKFPEARLELAKKYGYILPDITKDELFKMLSTRKDPRQIFFGLAPGWVVNMADKKILKPTDENLLKYYSS from the exons ATGGCTGGTTCTTTCCAGGGTGGTGGGGCCAGGGCTCTGGACTTGATCCGGGCCCTTCCCCGTGTGAGTTTAGCCAACTTAAAGCCGAATCCAGGTTCGAGGAAACTG GAAAGACGACCAAGAGGTCGGAGAAGAGGTAGAAAATGTGGCAGAGGCCATAAAGGAGAACGGCAGAGGGGAACACGGCCCCGACTGGGCTTCGAGGGAGGCCAGACCCCATTTTACCTCCGAATCCCCAAATATGGGTTTAATGAAGGACATAG CTTTAGACGCCAGTATCAGCCTTTGAGTCTCAACAGACTGCAGTATCTTATTGATGTGGGTCGAGTTGATCCCACTCAGCCTATTGACTTAACCCAACTGGTCAATGGAAGAGGTGTGACCGTTCAGCCACTTAAAAGGGATTATGGTGTCCAGTTAGTAGAAGAG GGTGTTGACACCTTTACGGCAAAAGTTAATATTGAAGTACAGTTGGCTTCAGAACTAGCCATTGCTGCAATTGAAAAAAATGGCGGTGTTGTTACTACAGCGTTCTATGATCCAAGAAGCCTGG aaATTCTATGCAAACCTGTTCCATTCTTCCTGCGGGGACAACCCATTCCAAAAAGAATGCTTCCACCTGAAGCCTTGGTCCCATATTACACTGATGCAAAGAATCGGGGTTACCTGGCGGATCCTGCCAAATTTCCTGAAGCAAGACTTGAACTTGCCAAGAAGTATGGTTATATTTTACCTGATATCACTAAAGATGAACTCTTCAAGATGCTTAGTACTCGAAAGGATCCAAGGCAGATTTTCTTTGGTCTTGCTCCTGGATGGGTGGTGAACATGGCAGACAAGAAAATCCTAAAACCTACAGATGAGAATCTGCTCAAGTATTATAGCTCATGA